A portion of the Thermothelomyces thermophilus ATCC 42464 chromosome 5, complete sequence genome contains these proteins:
- a CDS encoding Chloroperoxidase, with amino-acid sequence MRASVLPVLIAISPALAGFDTWSPPGPYDVRAPCPMLNTLANHGFLPHDGKDITREQTENALFEALHINKTLASFLFDFALTTNPKNTSTFSLNDLGNHNILEHDASLSRADAYFGNVLQFNQTVFDETKTYWEGDTIDLRMAAKARLGRIKTSQATNPTYSMSELGDAFTYGESAAYVVVLGDKESRTVKRSWVEWFFEHEQLPQHLGWKRPAASFEEEDLNSSMEEIEKYTKELEGSNSTSGSQKHRRRLPRRRAHFGF; translated from the exons ATGAGAGCCTCTGTCCTGCCAGTCTTGATAGCAATCAGCCCCGCGCTCGCGGGGTTCGACACCTGGTCCCCCCCTGGACCGTATGACG TCCGAGCCCCGTGTCCCATGCTGAACACGCTGGCAAACCACGGCTTCCTGCCCCACGACGGCAAGGACATCACCAGGGAGCAGACCGAGAACGCCCTGTTTGAGGCCCTCCACATCAACAAGACGCTGGCCAGCTTCCTCTTCGATTTCGCACTCACCACCAACCCCAAGAACACGAGCACTTTCTCGCTCAACGACCTCGGAAACCACAACATCCTCGAGCACGACGCGAGTCTGAG CCGGGCCGACGCGTATTTTGGCAATGTCCTGCAGTTCAACCAGACCGTCTTCGACGAGACCAAGACGTACTGGGAGGGTGACACGATCGATCTCAGGATGGCCGCCAAGGCGAGACTCGGCCGGATCAAGACCTCCCAGGCGACCAACCCGACCTACTCGATGTCGGAGCTCGGCGACGCCTTTACCTACGGCGAGTCGGCCGCCTACGTCGTCGTGCTGGGCGACAAGGAGTCGCGCACCGTCAAGAGGTCCTGGGTGGAATGGTTCTTTG AGCATGAGCAGCTGCCTCAACATCTTGGCTGGAAGAGGCCGGCCGCGTCCtttgaggaggaggacctgAACAGTTCCATGGAGGAAATCGAGAAATACACAAAGGAGCTTGAGGGATCGAACAGCACGTCAGGCTCTCAGAAGCACCGTCGTCGGTTACCCCGCCGTCGCGCCCACTTTGGTTTCTAA